A single Danio rerio strain Tuebingen ecotype United States chromosome 17, GRCz12tu, whole genome shotgun sequence DNA region contains:
- the alkal2b gene encoding ALK and LTK ligand 2b isoform X1, which yields MSAVRPPVFIGLLLLILTTGYCKPRDRDETSLLELLMDRVRQTQEHHSEGNTQHPPQIIEHSLETKDVNKVTKSYQHERILEVFPRDLRQKDKFLKHLTGPLYFSPKCSKLFYKLYNNTRDCTIPAYYKRCARLLTRLAGSQRCTEG from the exons ATGAGTGCAGTGCGCCCACCTGTCTTCATAGGGCTCCTACTGCTGATCCTCACCACCGGCTACTGCAAACCGAGAGACAGGGACGAAACGAGTCTGCTGGAGCTCTTAATGGACAGAGTGAGACAGACACAGGAGCATCACAGTGAGGGAAACACACAGCATCCTCCTCAGATCATCGAGCATTCGCTGGAAACAAAAGACGTTAATAAAGTCACAAAGTCATATCAACATGAACGCATTCTTG AGGTCTTTCCGAGAGATCTTCGACAGAAGgataagtttttaaaacatttaacag GGCCGCTTTATTTCAGCCCCAAATGCAGCAAACTCTTTTATAAACTCTATAATAATACCAGGGACTGCACAATACCTGCCT ATTATAAAAGATGTGCCCGCCTTCTTACAAGACTAGCAGGGAGTCAGCGGTGCACAGAGGGATAG
- the alkal2b gene encoding ALK and LTK ligand 2b (The RefSeq protein has 1 substitution compared to this genomic sequence), whose translation MCFALSLSIYKHTGTPPNKCRLNSALKRNRATVRLDIGQRGSLCPPFSMSAVRPPVFIGLLLLILTTGYCKPRDRDETSLLELLMDRVRQTQEHHSEGNTQHPPQIIEHSLETKDVNKVTKSYQHERILEVFPRDLRQKDKFLKHLTGPLYFSPKCSKLFYKLYNNTRDCTIPAYYKRCARLLTRLAGSQRCTEG comes from the exons ATGTGCTTTGCGTTATCGTTATCAATCTATAAACACACGGGAACGCCGCCGAACAAGTGTAGACTTAACTCTGCATTGAAGAGAAACAG GGCTACAGTAAGACTGGACGTCGGGCAGAGGGGCTCTCTTTGCCCACCTTTCAGCATGAGTGCAGTGCGCCCACCTGTCTTCATAGGGCTCCTACTGCTGATCCTCACCACCGGCTACTGCAAACCGAGAGACAGGGACGAAACGAGTCTGCTGGAGCTCTTAATGGACAGAGTGAGACAGACACAGGAGCATCACAGTGAGGGAAACACACAGCATCCTCCTCAGATCATCGAGCATTCGCTGGAAACAAAAGACGTTAATAAAGTCACAAAGTCATATCAACATGAACGCATTCTTG AGGTCTTTCCGAGAGATCTTCGACAGAAGgataagtttttaaaacatttaacag GGCCGCTTTATTTCAGCCCCAAATGCAGCAAACTCTTTTATAAACTCTATAATAATACCAGGGACTGCACAATACCTGCCT ATTATAAAAGATGTGCCCGCCTTCTTACAAGACTAGCAGGGAGTCAGCGGTGCACAGAGGGATAG